The following coding sequences lie in one Caproicibacterium argilliputei genomic window:
- a CDS encoding RNA polymerase sigma factor, translating into MKKEPMRTQMFMECAIKRFGTPVFQLALVHTQNRADAEDVFQEAFLRLYLDGTQFADDEHLKAWLLQVTVNVCRDLHRSAWSRRRAALTENIPFETEEDSDLWAVVAKLPQKYRDVIHLYYQEGYSAEEIGHILGRKTATVRTQMCRARELLKKNLGGISDEEQVSRNVHPNQAG; encoded by the coding sequence ATGAAAAAAGAGCCAATGCGCACGCAAATGTTTATGGAGTGCGCAATCAAGCGGTTCGGTACGCCGGTGTTTCAGCTGGCATTGGTACATACCCAAAACCGCGCAGATGCAGAGGATGTTTTTCAAGAGGCATTTCTGCGGCTGTACTTGGACGGCACCCAATTTGCGGATGACGAGCACCTGAAGGCATGGCTGCTGCAGGTCACCGTGAACGTTTGTCGCGACCTGCACCGCAGCGCGTGGAGCCGCCGTCGAGCAGCCCTTACGGAAAATATCCCCTTTGAAACAGAGGAAGATTCCGACCTTTGGGCAGTCGTCGCGAAGCTGCCGCAGAAGTATCGGGACGTGATTCATCTGTACTACCAGGAGGGCTACTCCGCAGAGGAGATTGGCCATATTCTGGGGCGAAAAACGGCAACCGTACGCACACAGATGTGCCGCGCACGGGAACTGCTGAAAAAAAACTTAGGAGGGATTTCTGATGAAGAACAAGTATCAAGAAATGTGCATCCAAATCAAGCCGGATGA
- a CDS encoding DUF6199 family natural product biosynthesis protein: MQKACYPMIAWGIIFAVLGLIMEIKPISLWPILEKWKSENAEGPSNLYVFSMRLGGAILLIVSGLCLWSIFM, encoded by the coding sequence ATGCAGAAAGCGTGCTACCCGATGATTGCATGGGGAATTATCTTTGCCGTTCTGGGCCTGATTATGGAAATTAAGCCTATTTCCCTTTGGCCCATCTTGGAAAAGTGGAAATCGGAAAACGCCGAAGGACCGTCTAACCTATATGTTTTTTCCATGCGACTGGGCGGTGCTATCCTACTGATTGTTTCCGGGCTGTGTTTGTGGAGCATATTCATGTAA
- a CDS encoding GlsB/YeaQ/YmgE family stress response membrane protein, translated as MWIIGWLIIGALAGWIASKITGNDSRMGPVANIVVGIIGAFIGGIIMSLLGGTGFTGFNLWSLIVAIIGAVVLLWIVNAFRKNS; from the coding sequence TTGTGGATAATCGGCTGGCTCATCATCGGAGCACTGGCAGGCTGGATTGCCAGCAAAATCACCGGAAATGACAGCCGGATGGGGCCAGTGGCCAATATTGTTGTCGGCATCATCGGTGCATTTATCGGCGGAATCATCATGAGTCTTCTGGGCGGTACCGGATTCACCGGGTTTAACCTCTGGAGCCTGATCGTGGCAATCATCGGTGCGGTCGTGCTCCTTTGGATTGTCAATGCGTTCCGTAAAAACAGCTGA
- a CDS encoding MurR/RpiR family transcriptional regulator, which yields MSCIYQIRECMENCTATEKKLAVYILKNPEEVTQSSAQTLAQNAGVSPAAVVRFSHKLGYKGFTALKVDLARDSAERISNFENGIFQQDSMQMISRKVKDLNGSLQSQTYRQLNPEQVERAVHVLLHCRNLCLFGAGGAGVVCLDFMEKLARIARVGIYRRDFRDQLATAAHLAPEDAVLAVSYSGKAKDTNAAVRLAKKAGAKVIAITPRADTPLAKLADILLPIPVAEEDLQLGAIAVRNASLFLTDLLYLGIARQETDRTKVCLRKTEAALQGLREAESSPHRTRP from the coding sequence ATGAGCTGTATTTATCAAATTCGGGAATGTATGGAGAACTGCACGGCAACCGAAAAAAAGCTGGCGGTGTACATTTTGAAAAATCCGGAGGAAGTAACGCAGAGTTCCGCACAAACACTGGCGCAGAATGCGGGTGTTTCACCGGCGGCGGTTGTGCGGTTTTCACATAAGCTGGGATACAAAGGCTTTACCGCGCTAAAGGTTGATTTGGCACGGGACAGTGCAGAAAGAATTTCCAATTTTGAAAACGGAATTTTTCAGCAGGATTCCATGCAGATGATCAGCCGAAAAGTAAAAGACCTGAACGGTTCCCTGCAGAGCCAAACATATCGGCAGCTGAATCCGGAGCAGGTGGAGCGGGCCGTACACGTCCTGCTGCATTGCCGGAATCTTTGCCTGTTTGGTGCGGGGGGTGCCGGTGTGGTCTGCCTGGACTTCATGGAAAAGCTTGCGCGGATTGCACGCGTGGGCATTTACCGGCGAGATTTTCGAGACCAGCTGGCCACAGCGGCGCACCTGGCGCCAGAAGACGCAGTGCTGGCGGTCAGCTACAGCGGCAAGGCAAAGGATACGAATGCCGCGGTGCGCCTTGCCAAAAAAGCGGGGGCAAAGGTCATCGCCATTACGCCGCGCGCGGATACCCCATTGGCAAAATTGGCGGATATTCTGCTTCCGATTCCGGTCGCGGAAGAAGACTTGCAACTGGGTGCCATTGCGGTTCGCAACGCGTCCCTGTTTCTAACCGACTTACTGTATTTGGGAATCGCCCGGCAGGAAACCGACCGGACGAAGGTTTGCCTGCGGAAAACGGAAGCGGCGCTGCAGGGGCTGCGGGAAGCAGAAAGCAGTCCCCACCGGACAAGACCATAA
- a CDS encoding elongation factor G, with product MKPYSAKAILNLALAGHAGAGKTSIAEAMLKLAGATDRLGKVSDGNTVCDCDPEEIRRKASVSSAVAPLEWKGHKINLLDAPGLFDFAGGAAEAVRAADSVLIAVSGRDGVAVGTEKAVAAADARGLAKAFFVNGLCDESARFYRVFEDLKACFGPAVCPVVVPYFENGNANVYINLLEYKAYDYANGAPVEVEMPDMGDHRLQGLRTAICEAVAETSDALFDKYFSGESFTPEEVIVGISKGVKAGTIMPVFCGDALLMRGMEQFLNGITWLLPSAAEKAAEIGTDVNGEPVELAVNENAAAAAICFKTIADPFVGKISFLKCVSGKVEPDSTLLDMRTGAAEHIGKVVLMRGKKQEEMPFLPAGDIGALLKLSDVLTGDTLCAPARRVTLDGIDYPAPSLRMAVIPKKKGEEDKLAQAIFRLMEEDPTIGYENNTETHEMVLSGLGEQHLDVVLSRLQSRYGVEAALQTPRVPYRETIRKAVKVQGRHKKQTGGHGQFGDVWIAFSPCDSEDLVFDEKVVGGSVPKGYFPAVEKGLRESVEKGPLAGYPVVGLHATLYDGSYHPVDSSEMAFKTAAALAYKSGMPQADPVLLEPIGTLQAQVPDNNMGDVMGEVNKRRGRVLGMEPAQNGYQIVTAEVPMAEMSDFSIFLRQVTQGRGSYTFAFARYEPCPPQVAEKIIAVGRN from the coding sequence TTGAAACCGTATTCTGCGAAAGCTATTCTGAATCTTGCGCTGGCAGGCCACGCCGGCGCCGGAAAGACCAGCATTGCCGAAGCCATGCTAAAGCTTGCCGGCGCAACGGACCGTTTGGGAAAAGTCAGCGACGGCAACACCGTCTGCGACTGTGATCCGGAGGAAATCCGCCGAAAAGCGAGCGTTTCTTCTGCGGTTGCGCCGCTGGAATGGAAAGGTCATAAAATCAACCTGCTCGACGCTCCGGGTCTGTTTGACTTTGCGGGCGGCGCTGCGGAAGCGGTACGCGCTGCAGACAGCGTGCTGATTGCCGTCAGTGGACGCGACGGTGTGGCAGTCGGCACCGAAAAAGCCGTTGCCGCGGCAGACGCACGCGGCTTAGCAAAAGCATTCTTCGTCAACGGTCTGTGCGATGAAAGCGCGCGGTTCTACCGGGTATTTGAGGATTTAAAGGCGTGCTTCGGCCCGGCAGTCTGCCCGGTGGTGGTGCCCTACTTTGAGAATGGAAACGCGAATGTTTACATAAATCTTTTGGAGTACAAAGCCTATGACTACGCAAACGGCGCCCCGGTTGAAGTGGAAATGCCGGACATGGGCGACCACCGCCTGCAGGGATTGCGCACAGCCATCTGCGAGGCTGTGGCGGAAACCAGCGATGCACTTTTTGATAAATATTTTTCCGGTGAATCCTTCACGCCAGAAGAAGTCATCGTTGGTATTTCCAAGGGTGTGAAGGCTGGAACCATTATGCCGGTTTTCTGCGGGGATGCCCTGCTGATGCGCGGCATGGAGCAGTTTTTAAACGGCATTACCTGGCTGCTGCCCTCCGCCGCCGAAAAAGCCGCGGAAATCGGCACGGATGTCAATGGCGAGCCGGTGGAACTCGCGGTCAATGAAAATGCCGCTGCCGCTGCCATCTGCTTTAAAACCATCGCCGACCCGTTTGTCGGCAAAATCAGCTTTCTCAAGTGCGTTTCCGGCAAGGTGGAACCGGACAGCACACTGTTGGATATGCGCACCGGCGCCGCCGAGCACATCGGCAAAGTGGTGCTCATGCGCGGGAAGAAGCAGGAGGAAATGCCGTTTCTGCCGGCAGGGGATATCGGCGCGCTACTGAAGCTTTCCGATGTACTTACCGGCGACACTCTGTGCGCCCCTGCCCGCCGGGTTACACTGGACGGAATCGACTACCCCGCGCCGTCTTTGCGCATGGCTGTCATCCCCAAAAAGAAAGGGGAAGAGGATAAACTGGCGCAGGCCATTTTCCGCCTGATGGAAGAGGATCCGACCATCGGCTATGAAAACAACACGGAAACGCATGAAATGGTCCTCTCCGGCTTGGGTGAGCAGCACTTGGATGTTGTGCTTTCCCGTCTGCAAAGCCGCTACGGTGTGGAGGCCGCTCTGCAAACGCCGCGCGTTCCGTACCGCGAAACCATTCGCAAAGCCGTAAAGGTGCAGGGTCGGCACAAGAAACAGACCGGCGGTCACGGCCAGTTTGGCGACGTTTGGATTGCATTCAGCCCCTGCGACAGCGAGGATCTGGTTTTTGACGAAAAGGTAGTTGGCGGCAGCGTACCAAAAGGCTACTTCCCCGCTGTAGAGAAAGGGCTGCGCGAAAGCGTGGAAAAAGGCCCGCTGGCGGGCTACCCGGTGGTTGGGCTGCACGCAACGCTTTACGACGGTTCCTACCATCCGGTAGACAGCTCGGAAATGGCGTTTAAAACCGCCGCAGCTCTGGCATACAAATCTGGTATGCCGCAAGCAGACCCTGTGCTGCTGGAACCAATCGGCACGCTGCAGGCACAAGTGCCGGACAACAACATGGGCGATGTGATGGGCGAGGTCAACAAACGCCGCGGCCGCGTGCTGGGCATGGAACCGGCACAGAACGGGTACCAGATTGTCACCGCGGAAGTTCCTATGGCGGAAATGAGCGATTTTTCCATTTTCCTGCGTCAGGTCACACAGGGACGCGGGAGTTATACCTTTGCTTTCGCGCGGTATGAGCCGTGCCCGCCACAGGTTGCGGAAAAAATCATCGCCGTCGGCAGAAACTAA